In a genomic window of Rhododendron vialii isolate Sample 1 chromosome 12a, ASM3025357v1:
- the LOC131309671 gene encoding uncharacterized protein LOC131309671, whose protein sequence is MNKDDASNTINELFEKVTMFEQRNVLRDIQNEFNSLETKLEEASQKIAEMNEVGKDLIDILSEEIDWQDIKKENLRTKLKDDSSNTINELSEKVTLFEKKILDDLQHEMLIEFNFLENKVMYLSILILGQGFREDLERSEA, encoded by the exons ATGAATAAG gaTGATGCATCAAACACCATCAATGAGTTATTTGAAAAGGTGACGATGTTCGAACAAAGGAATGTGCTCCGTGATATACAGAATGAATTTAACTCACTTGAAACCAAG CTCGAGGAGGCATCACAAAAGATTGCGGAAATGAATGAGGTTGGGAAGGATTTAATAGATATTTTATCAGAGGAGATAGATTGGCAGGACATTAAGAAGGAAAATCTGAGAACCAAGTTAAAG gaTGATTCATCAAATACCATCAATGAGTTGTCTGAAAAGGTGACACTGTTCGAAAAAAAGATTTTGGATGATTTGCAGCATGAAATGCTAATTGAATTTAACTTCCTAGAAAACAAG GTTATGtatctatctattctaatacTAGGCCAGG GGTTTAGAGAGGATTTGGAGAGGTCTGAGGCTTAG
- the LOC131311961 gene encoding protein MICRORCHIDIA 7-like isoform X2: MDAIQVRVKREVADNLNPPNLNPKPQPSNPAAFIDLSSSDSDSDDSSSSSSSSGTNGKRPRDSCGEGSLSKKSKKQEKLGVALPLGFLEPLPPKNAPLPALPPPRQLAAEKDRAAPLANGNGKGGEMVDGSSKQFWKAGDFEDGKGGDWDSSSGGMDHVRVHPKFLHSNATSHKWVLGAFAELLDNSLDEVCNGATFVNLDMVENKKDGSRMLLIEDNGGGMNPDKLRHCMSLGYSVKSKIADTIGQYGNGFKTSTMRLGADVIVFSRCVGQDGKRPTQSIGLLSYTFLRSTGKEDIVVPMLDYEGGGQEWNRMRRSSASDWNTNVETILQWSPFSSEAELLQQFNQMKDHGTRIIIYNLWEDDQGQLELDFDTDPYDIQIRGVNRDENKILMAKRYPNSKHFLTYRHSLRSYASILYLRIPPRFRIILRGKDVVHHNIVNDMMQIKEMTYRPQHVTDGVPNDSQILAVVTIGFVKDAKYHIDVQGFNVYHKNRLIKPFWRIWNAAGSDGRGVIGVLEADFVEPAHDKQGFERTTVLSRLETRLLQMQKDYWRANAHTIGYAARCSMKERATSLDYLPGKPSRSFKNNAGSSSKVPVSVSEKLRSPTNQKQGVSQRYLKTADKSHANGHAYTNGGNGTETRAKLQKGSSYLEPLSPSEEDVSDNEMHALPKRRAKGGSRKEDDVHGSTLHALERLKEENRQLTERLKQKEEVILGDLQRDIRTERDRCKSLETKLEEASLKIEEMNKEQENLIDIFSEERERRDIEEENLRTKLKEASNTIKELIDKVRRLEKTKNIPPSKVDYLTLEKDR, encoded by the exons ATGGACGCCATTCAAGTTCGGGTAAAGCGAGAAGTAGCCGACAACTTAAACCCCCCTAATCTAAATCCGAAACCCCAGCCTTCGAACCCTGCTGCCTTCATTGATCTCAGCAGCAGCGACTCCGATTCCGACGATTCctcttcctcatcctcctcctccggaACAAACGGGAAGAGGCCCAGGGATTCGTGCGGGGAGGGTTCGCTCAGCAAGAAGAGTAAGAAACAGGAGAAGCTCGGTGTTGCCCTGCCGTTAGGGTTTCTGGAGCCCCTGCCCCCCAAGAATGCGCCGTTGCCGGCTCTGCCCCCGCCGCGGCAGTTGGCGGCGGAGAAGGATCGGGCCGCGCCGCTTGCGAACGGGAATGGGAAGGGTGGGGAGATGGTCGATGGCAGTAGCAAACAGTTCTGGAAGGCGGGTGATTTCGAGGACGGGAAGGGCGGCGATTGGGATAGTTCTTCAG GTGGCATGGATCATGTAAGGGTTCATCCGAAGTTTCTACATTCAAATGCAACAAGTCATAAGTGGGTTCTTGGTG CTTTTGCGGAGCTCTTGGATAACTCTTTGGATGAG GTTTGCAATGGAGCTACATTTGTGAACTTAGATATGGTGGAAAATAAGAAAGATGGAAGCAGAATGTTGTTGATTGAAG ATAATGGCGGTGGCATGAATCCAGATAAGTTGCGGCATTGCATGTCCCTTGGGTATTCTGTGAAGAGCAAAATAGCAGATACTATCGGTCAAT ATGGAAATGGTTTTAAGACTAGTACCATGAGGCTTGGAGCTGACGTAATTGTGTTCTCCCGCTGTGTTGGACAAGATGGAAAGAG GCCAACACAGAGCATTGGGTTGTTGTCATACACTTTTTTGAGGAGCACAGGGAAGGAAGACATTGTAGTTCCCATG CTTGACTACGAAGGTGGGGGACAAGAGTGGAACAGAATGAGAAGATCCTCTGCCAGTGATTGGAACACAAATGTAGAGACAATTTTGCAATGGTCTCCTTTTTCAAGCGAAGCAGAACTCCTCCAACAG TTCAATCAGATGAAAGATCATGGTACGCGCATAATCATTTACAACCTTTGGGAGGATGACCAAGGACAGCTGGAACTTGATTTTGATACTGATCCATAT GACATCCAAATTAGAGGGGTCAACCGAGATGAGAACAAAATACTGATGGCAAAACGATATCCCAACTCCAAGCACTTCTTGACGTATCGACATTCATTAAGG AGTTATGCATCAATTCTCTATCTCAGAATTCCTCCACGCTTCCGTATTATTCTTCGTGGAAAAGATGTTGTGCACCACAACATTGTGAATGATATGATGCAGATAAAGGAGATGACTTATCGCCCCCAGCATGTTACTGATGGGGTTCCAAACGATTCTCAG ATTCTTGCTGTTGTAACCATTGGGTTTGTGAAAGATGCTAAATATCATATTGATGTTCAAGGATTCAATGTTTATCACAAGAATCGACTCATTAAG CCATTTTGGAGGATCTGGAATGCTGCTGGAAGTGATGGTCGTGGAGTTATAG GTGTATTGGAAGCAGATTTTGTTGAACCAGCTCACGATAAGCAAGGATTTGAGCGTACAACAGTTCTTTCTAGACTTGAGACAAGATTACTGCAGATGCAAAAGGATTACTG GAGGGCGAATGCCCATACTATCGGCTATGCCGCACGCTGTAGTATGAAGGAAAGAG CGACTTCTCTTGATTATCTTCCTGGAAAGCCATCTCGATCTTTTAAGAATAATGCTGGCTCAAGCAGCAAGGTACCTGTCTCTGTTTCTGAAAAATTGCGCTCTCCGACGAATCAAAAGCAAGGAGTATCCCAAAGATATCTCAAAACAGCTGACAAGAGTCACGCGAATGGACATGCTTACACCAATGGGGGAAATGGAACTGAGACCCGTGCTAAACTTCAGAAAGGATCAAGCTATTTAGAACCATTATCACCTTCTGAAGAGGACGTTAGTGACAATGAGATGCATGCCTTACCCAAGAGACGAGCAAAAGGTGGTTCTCGAAAG GAAGATGATGTTCATGGCTCCACTTTACATGCTTTAGAGCGGTTGAAGGAAGAGAACCGCCAGTTGACAGAAAG GTTGAAACAAAAGGAAGAAGTGATTTTAGGTGATTTGCAGCGTGATATACGGACTGAAAGAGACAGGTGTAAGTCACTTGAAACCAAG CTCGAGGAGGCATCACTAAAGATCGAGGAAATGAACAAAGAACAGGAGAATTTAATAGATATTTTCTCGGAGGAGAGGGAGCGACGAGACATTGAGGAGGAAAATCTGAGAACCAAGTTGAAG GAGGCATCAAATACCATCAAAGAGTTGATTGACAAGGTGAGGCGGTTGGAGAAGACGAAGAACATCCCTCCCAGTAAGGTTGATTATTTAACCTTGGAAAAGGATCGCTGA
- the LOC131311961 gene encoding protein MICRORCHIDIA 7-like isoform X1 — protein sequence MDAIQVRVKREVADNLNPPNLNPKPQPSNPAAFIDLSSSDSDSDDSSSSSSSSGTNGKRPRDSCGEGSLSKKSKKQEKLGVALPLGFLEPLPPKNAPLPALPPPRQLAAEKDRAAPLANGNGKGGEMVDGSSKQFWKAGDFEDGKGGDWDSSSGGMDHVRVHPKFLHSNATSHKWVLGAFAELLDNSLDEVCNGATFVNLDMVENKKDGSRMLLIEDNGGGMNPDKLRHCMSLGYSVKSKIADTIGQYGNGFKTSTMRLGADVIVFSRCVGQDGKRPTQSIGLLSYTFLRSTGKEDIVVPMLDYEGGGQEWNRMRRSSASDWNTNVETILQWSPFSSEAELLQQFPQIPQQFNQMKDHGTRIIIYNLWEDDQGQLELDFDTDPYDIQIRGVNRDENKILMAKRYPNSKHFLTYRHSLRSYASILYLRIPPRFRIILRGKDVVHHNIVNDMMQIKEMTYRPQHVTDGVPNDSQILAVVTIGFVKDAKYHIDVQGFNVYHKNRLIKPFWRIWNAAGSDGRGVIGVLEADFVEPAHDKQGFERTTVLSRLETRLLQMQKDYWRANAHTIGYAARCSMKERATSLDYLPGKPSRSFKNNAGSSSKVPVSVSEKLRSPTNQKQGVSQRYLKTADKSHANGHAYTNGGNGTETRAKLQKGSSYLEPLSPSEEDVSDNEMHALPKRRAKGGSRKEDDVHGSTLHALERLKEENRQLTERLKQKEEVILGDLQRDIRTERDRCKSLETKLEEASLKIEEMNKEQENLIDIFSEERERRDIEEENLRTKLKEASNTIKELIDKVRRLEKTKNIPPSKVDYLTLEKDR from the exons ATGGACGCCATTCAAGTTCGGGTAAAGCGAGAAGTAGCCGACAACTTAAACCCCCCTAATCTAAATCCGAAACCCCAGCCTTCGAACCCTGCTGCCTTCATTGATCTCAGCAGCAGCGACTCCGATTCCGACGATTCctcttcctcatcctcctcctccggaACAAACGGGAAGAGGCCCAGGGATTCGTGCGGGGAGGGTTCGCTCAGCAAGAAGAGTAAGAAACAGGAGAAGCTCGGTGTTGCCCTGCCGTTAGGGTTTCTGGAGCCCCTGCCCCCCAAGAATGCGCCGTTGCCGGCTCTGCCCCCGCCGCGGCAGTTGGCGGCGGAGAAGGATCGGGCCGCGCCGCTTGCGAACGGGAATGGGAAGGGTGGGGAGATGGTCGATGGCAGTAGCAAACAGTTCTGGAAGGCGGGTGATTTCGAGGACGGGAAGGGCGGCGATTGGGATAGTTCTTCAG GTGGCATGGATCATGTAAGGGTTCATCCGAAGTTTCTACATTCAAATGCAACAAGTCATAAGTGGGTTCTTGGTG CTTTTGCGGAGCTCTTGGATAACTCTTTGGATGAG GTTTGCAATGGAGCTACATTTGTGAACTTAGATATGGTGGAAAATAAGAAAGATGGAAGCAGAATGTTGTTGATTGAAG ATAATGGCGGTGGCATGAATCCAGATAAGTTGCGGCATTGCATGTCCCTTGGGTATTCTGTGAAGAGCAAAATAGCAGATACTATCGGTCAAT ATGGAAATGGTTTTAAGACTAGTACCATGAGGCTTGGAGCTGACGTAATTGTGTTCTCCCGCTGTGTTGGACAAGATGGAAAGAG GCCAACACAGAGCATTGGGTTGTTGTCATACACTTTTTTGAGGAGCACAGGGAAGGAAGACATTGTAGTTCCCATG CTTGACTACGAAGGTGGGGGACAAGAGTGGAACAGAATGAGAAGATCCTCTGCCAGTGATTGGAACACAAATGTAGAGACAATTTTGCAATGGTCTCCTTTTTCAAGCGAAGCAGAACTCCTCCAACAG TTTCCTCAAATTCCTCAACAGTTCAATCAGATGAAAGATCATGGTACGCGCATAATCATTTACAACCTTTGGGAGGATGACCAAGGACAGCTGGAACTTGATTTTGATACTGATCCATAT GACATCCAAATTAGAGGGGTCAACCGAGATGAGAACAAAATACTGATGGCAAAACGATATCCCAACTCCAAGCACTTCTTGACGTATCGACATTCATTAAGG AGTTATGCATCAATTCTCTATCTCAGAATTCCTCCACGCTTCCGTATTATTCTTCGTGGAAAAGATGTTGTGCACCACAACATTGTGAATGATATGATGCAGATAAAGGAGATGACTTATCGCCCCCAGCATGTTACTGATGGGGTTCCAAACGATTCTCAG ATTCTTGCTGTTGTAACCATTGGGTTTGTGAAAGATGCTAAATATCATATTGATGTTCAAGGATTCAATGTTTATCACAAGAATCGACTCATTAAG CCATTTTGGAGGATCTGGAATGCTGCTGGAAGTGATGGTCGTGGAGTTATAG GTGTATTGGAAGCAGATTTTGTTGAACCAGCTCACGATAAGCAAGGATTTGAGCGTACAACAGTTCTTTCTAGACTTGAGACAAGATTACTGCAGATGCAAAAGGATTACTG GAGGGCGAATGCCCATACTATCGGCTATGCCGCACGCTGTAGTATGAAGGAAAGAG CGACTTCTCTTGATTATCTTCCTGGAAAGCCATCTCGATCTTTTAAGAATAATGCTGGCTCAAGCAGCAAGGTACCTGTCTCTGTTTCTGAAAAATTGCGCTCTCCGACGAATCAAAAGCAAGGAGTATCCCAAAGATATCTCAAAACAGCTGACAAGAGTCACGCGAATGGACATGCTTACACCAATGGGGGAAATGGAACTGAGACCCGTGCTAAACTTCAGAAAGGATCAAGCTATTTAGAACCATTATCACCTTCTGAAGAGGACGTTAGTGACAATGAGATGCATGCCTTACCCAAGAGACGAGCAAAAGGTGGTTCTCGAAAG GAAGATGATGTTCATGGCTCCACTTTACATGCTTTAGAGCGGTTGAAGGAAGAGAACCGCCAGTTGACAGAAAG GTTGAAACAAAAGGAAGAAGTGATTTTAGGTGATTTGCAGCGTGATATACGGACTGAAAGAGACAGGTGTAAGTCACTTGAAACCAAG CTCGAGGAGGCATCACTAAAGATCGAGGAAATGAACAAAGAACAGGAGAATTTAATAGATATTTTCTCGGAGGAGAGGGAGCGACGAGACATTGAGGAGGAAAATCTGAGAACCAAGTTGAAG GAGGCATCAAATACCATCAAAGAGTTGATTGACAAGGTGAGGCGGTTGGAGAAGACGAAGAACATCCCTCCCAGTAAGGTTGATTATTTAACCTTGGAAAAGGATCGCTGA